Genomic DNA from Virgibacillus dokdonensis:
GGATACCGCCCGATTCCATTCCATAGAAAGCCGTTGATATCGATGAACAAAAGGATTCTCCTCCGCAAATCGTTTCCCGCAGCACGAACAGGCATAGCGGCGTTTTTTGTAGAAGAGATAAGTTAATCGTTCAAACCACTTTAAATGTTTGATCTTTTGGATCCGATAATCATGAACTTTCTTGGTTCTCTTTCCACAGCTGGGACACTTGTGTACCTTGACAGGCATTTCTACATGAAGCGCAATACCACCTTCCATTTCCTCCACTTTTGTAATCCATACATCTTCAAGACCAGGCATTTTTATGGTAAAATTCATTTGCACGCAACTCCAATCTTTTCTTGTTTCTAGTCAATTCAAGTATA
This window encodes:
- a CDS encoding transposase family protein — its product is MNFTIKMPGLEDVWITKVEEMEGGIALHVEMPVKVHKCPSCGKRTKKVHDYRIQKIKHLKWFERLTYLFYKKRRYACSCCGKRFAEENPFVHRYQRLSMEWNRAVS